The Corynebacterium vitaeruminis DSM 20294 genome window below encodes:
- a CDS encoding esterase/lipase family protein — MSNPSSRPLPLSARVPASGIFEDDWRARPDREHPFPVVLLHGTGVTKSDWRRLGPMLRAAGFATFAPDFGDRSTAPVAESASQVAAYIEVVLHVTGARKVILVGHSQGGIVARYWMHRLGGRDKVHQLVCLAVPNHGTARGGRLSVLGRTPHGSGVIDDIIANWFGPSGFEMLTDSPLIEDLNLHGDCLPGVHYSCIASRSDAIITPAESCFLEGPLSHNFYVQDDNRFLVVRHENMPFDFRVCEMVVREIIACSPEPVAAPEPSTPAPASRLPVKIKLPRNARYARALLRRRLGD; from the coding sequence ATGAGCAATCCTAGTTCGCGCCCGCTGCCGCTGTCCGCCCGTGTGCCCGCGAGCGGGATCTTCGAGGACGACTGGCGCGCCCGCCCCGACCGCGAGCACCCCTTCCCCGTCGTGCTGCTGCACGGCACGGGCGTGACCAAGTCCGACTGGCGCCGGCTCGGCCCGATGCTGCGCGCGGCGGGCTTCGCCACCTTCGCCCCCGACTTCGGCGACCGCTCGACGGCGCCCGTAGCTGAGTCCGCCAGCCAGGTCGCCGCCTACATCGAGGTGGTGCTTCACGTCACGGGGGCGCGCAAGGTGATCCTCGTCGGGCATTCGCAGGGTGGCATCGTCGCACGTTATTGGATGCATCGCCTCGGCGGGCGCGACAAGGTTCACCAGCTCGTCTGCCTCGCCGTCCCCAACCACGGCACCGCGCGCGGCGGTCGGCTCAGTGTCCTGGGTCGCACGCCGCACGGCTCCGGCGTGATCGACGACATCATCGCCAACTGGTTCGGCCCCTCCGGCTTCGAGATGCTCACCGACAGCCCGCTCATCGAGGATCTCAACCTGCACGGCGACTGCCTGCCGGGCGTGCACTACTCCTGCATCGCCAGTCGCTCGGACGCGATCATCACCCCCGCCGAGTCGTGTTTCCTCGAGGGCCCGCTCTCGCACAACTTCTACGTCCAGGACGACAACCGCTTCCTCGTCGTCCGCCACGAGAACATGCCCTTCGATTTCCGCGTGTGCGAGATGGTCGTGCGCGAGATCATCGCCTGCTCGCCGGAACCGGTCGCCGCGCCCGAGCCTTCCACGCCTGCGCCCGCCTCCCGCCTGCCGGTCAAGATCAAGCTTCCCCGCAACGCACGCTACGCCCGTGCGCTCCTTCGGCGTCGGCTCGGCGACTAG